In Kiritimatiellaceae bacterium, the genomic window TTTTTCTGTTGCTGATCTGTCTCGGCATTACTGCGGAGATCGGACTGGTATTGCATTGGATGAAGCGGCCCGTTCCTCTGCCGGAGCTGTCCGGAAGGCTTTCCGCGCGCGCTCTTCCGTGGCAGTTGGTGATGATTTTTTTCGGCGGCGTAATCGGATTCTACCTGCTTACATCGTGGCTCTATCTGCTCATGTTCCCGCAAGGAGAGGTCGAGCCGCATACCGTTATTTTTCAGACCCTGTTGTTTCACCTGCCGGGGCTGGGCCTTCTCGGCCTGCTGTTTCATATTGCCGGAGTTCGGGCGTGCGAATTGTTCGGACTGCACTGGAAAAAAGCTCCGGCCTGGCTGGGCCTTTCGGTGATTTTTTATCTGGCGGCGCTTCCATTGCTCTGGCTGTGCAGCGCGCTCTATCAGATTTTTCTTCAGCACTTCGGTCGTGAAATGCTCCTGCAGGATATTGCACAAGTGCTGACCGTGTCCGCACCGTGGCCGGTTCGTACATTACTTTTCTTTATCGTGATCATCGTTGCCCCGGTCTTCGAAGAGATTGTTTTCCGCGGCGTGCTGCTTCCGTTCATGGTTCGCCGCACCGGCTTCTGGCCGGGGATCGTGCTGGTCTCCATGGTTTTCGGCGGAATGCATTTCCATCTGCCGTCGTTTCTCCCGCTTTTTCTGCTTTCGGTGATGTTCAGTCTGGCCTATGCCCGCACGCAGTCGCTACTGGTTCCGATTGGAATGCACGTCTTGTTTAACGGGGTGACAGTCGTCCTGCTTCTGCTCATGGGCTGATAAACCTATATTTTGATTGCATGCATCGGGAGGATGGGTAAAAAGCAAGACCTCCAGAGGAAAAGGAACCCATGAATTTTTTAGGCATTGATATTGGCGGAACCAAAATTGCAGTTTCCATCGGCGACGAACAGGGAAAGATTATTGCCGACCGTCGGTTTCCGACCAATCCGGAAAGCGTGCAGGACACTATGCAGCAGGCCGCACAGGTCGCCGAAGAACTGATTGCGGCGGCAGGACTGAAAGGCGGCCAGATCGCCGCGATCGGGATCACGTCTCCGGCGCCGATGTGTTCGAAGCGCCGTATGATCCTAAAGACTCCGAATTTGCGCGGCTGGGAGCCCTTTGCGGTTGGCGATTTCTTTGAAGAAAAATTCAAACGTCCGACCTTTATGCAGAACGATGCCAACGGCGCCGGACTGGCAGAGTTTTGGTTCGGAGCCTGCAAAGGACTGGACTTGATCTATCTCACAATGAGCACCGGTATCGGTGCCGGCATTATTTGTAACGGACAGCTGGTTGCAGGAACTAACGATCTGGCCGGCGAAGTGGGGCATATCACACTGGATCTCAACGGCCCGCGTTGTGGTTGCGGGAAGACTGGTTGCTGGGAAGCCTACTGCGGCGGCAAAAATTTTGCCGATCAGGTGCGTGCCGACATCGCCAAAGGCGCGCAAACATCAATCCTTAAAGAAGCGGGCGGCGATCCGGCGAAGATCAGCATGCAGGAAATCCGCGCCGCCATTCGCGCCGGGGATCCTTACGCCTGCAAAAAGTGGGAAGGGTTCATTGAAAAAATGGCGCATGCCGTCAGCATCCTGTTACAGACGCTCAATCCTCAGGCCATCGTCATGGGCACACTGGCCATTCACGGCGGCGACACCTTCATCCCTCAGATGATGGAGCGACTTCCGAAGTATGCATGGAAAGGTGTGTTGGAGACTTGCAGCCGGATTGAGGCCAGCGTACTCACCAATATTGGCGAACTGGCTGCCATCGCCGTTGCCATCGACGGTACCCGCCAATTGAATAAAGGATAACTGCCATGCTCGACATCAAATTCATCCGCGAAAATCCAGACGTCATCAAAAAGGCACTCGTCCATCGCAAGGCCGAGGCCGATATCGACGGACTGCTCGGCCTCGATGCCGCCCGCCGCGCCGCCATCACCGAAGCGGAAGAACTGAAAAGTATGCGGAACGCCGCTTCGAAAAAAATCGGCGGACTTATGAAGGACGGTAAAAAGTCCGAGGCCGAAGCGGCCAAGGAAGAAGTCCGCGTCATTGGCGACCGCATTACTGCGCTCGACGAAAAGGTGCGCGAACTTGACGAAAAAATTCTGAACACGCTTCTTTTTATTCCCAACCTGCCGCTTCCTGCCGTTCCGGTTGGTAAAGACGAAACCGATAACGTCGTTGTCCGCACCTGGGGTGAACAGAAAAAATTCGATTTTGAAATCAAGCCGCATTGGGACATCTGCGAGGCGCTCAAGCTCGTCGATTTCGAGCGCGGCACGAAGATTGCCGGCTCCGGCTTTCCGGTTTACACGGGGCAGGGGGCAAAGCTTCAGCGTGCGCTCATCCAGTTTATGCTCGACCTGCACACGACCGAACACGGCTACACCGAGGTCGAACCGCCGTTTGTCTGCAACGCCGCTGCCATGACCGGTACCGGACAGTTGCCGAAATTTTCCGAAGACATGTATTACATCAGCACCGACGAACTTTACCCGGTACCGACCGCCGAAGTACCTGTTACAAATCTTTACGCCGACGAAATCATCGACGTCGAAAAACCGCTCAAGCTGACGGCTTACACGCCGTGCTTCCGCCGCGAAGCTGGCGCCGCCGGACGCGACACCCGCGGACTGCTTCGCCTGCACCAGTTCGATAAAGTCGAAATGGTTAACTTTGTGAAGCCGGAAGCTTCTGAAAAACAGCACGAAATCCTCGTCCGCGAAGCCGAAGCCGTTCTGCAAAAACTCGGTCTGCACTACCGCGTTATCGAACTCTGTACCGCCGACATCGGCTTCAGCGCCGCCAAATGCTACGACATTGAACTGTGGGCGCCCGGCGTCGAAAAGTGGCTCGAAGTTTCTTCCGTCAGCAACTTCTGGGATTATCAGGCGCGCCGTGCCCGCATCCGCTGTCGCGACGAACACGGTAAACCGCAATTCTTGCATACGCTCAACGGCTCCGGCGTCGCTCTGCCGCGCCTTGTCGTTGCGCTGATCGAAAACAACCAGAACGGCTCCGGTACGGTCACCATTCCCGAAGCCCTGCGCCCCTACATGGGTGGACTGACGAAACTCGGCTGAATTTCTGGAGTGTCTGGCAAACGAAGTGCGACGGAGTTTTAAAAGCGGCCTCGCGCTGCGCTTGCGTCCGCACTCCAGAAATTTTGCGCGCTTGTCTATTCAACCTCATTGGCGTTAATTAGCGGCTGTGAACCTGATCGAAAAAGTCAAAGCAGTGATTGAGCGGGAAAATCTGATTCCTGCCGACACGCATGTTGTCGTCGGGGTTTCCGGCGGTGCGGATTCTGTCGCGTTGCTCCACATTTTGCACCGGTTCGGATATCGGCTGACCGCCGCACACCTGAACCATTCCATTCGCGGCGCGGAAGCCGATGGCGACGAAGCATTCGTCAAAGCGCTTTGCAAAAAACTCGGGATCAAGTGTGTTGCCGCCAAGACCGATGTTCCGGCGCTCGCCAAAGAAAAAGGAATCTCGCTCGAAATGGCCGCCCGAGAAGCCCGCCACGAATTCTTTCGCACTTTTGCACCGGCGCGCATCGCACTGGCACATCACGCCGACGACCAACTCGAAACCTTCTTCCTGCGCGCCGCACGCGGCACCGGGCCAAGCGGACTCAGCGGAATGCGCTCTTTCCAATGTTTGGAAAACGTAGACGCGACGCCCTCGTCGCGTTTCTCAGACACTGCGGACGCGACGGGTGCGTCGCGTCTACGATCCCGAACACTAACGCTCATTCGTCCAATGCTTGGAATCCGGCGGACAGAAATTATCCAGTGGCTGGAAACAGAAAAAATCGAATGGTGCGAAGACGCCACCAACACCGATGAAACCATTTCGCGCAATTTTATCCGCCGTCAGCTTCTTCCAATGTTTGGAAAACTCAATGAGCGCGCCGCCGAAAATATTCTCCGCACCATGGAAATTCTGCGTGACGAAGAAGATCATCCTGAAAAAGCGGCCCGGCGGCGCGAAATCCGTGACTGGCTGATTGAGCAAGGCGTAACACCAACCTTTGATGCGGTCGAACAGGTTGTTTCATTTTCCGAAAAAACAAGCGGAACGCAGTTCCTCGACCTGGAAGGACTACGATTGGTTAATGAGTATGGGAAGTTGAGCGTAGACGCGACGCCCTCGTCGCGTTACATGCACGAAGAACGCGACGAGGGCGTCGCGTCTACGTTGTTCATCAAGACGGAAGAAGGCGTCGGAATTCTGCGCGGATCGTGGTGCGCCTCCGTTTCGCTCGCCAAAGTCGCAGGCAGGGAAGTCGCCGTTCGTGCCGCGCGGCCCGGCGACCGGATGGAACCGTACGGCATGGAAGGTTCCAAAAAACTTCAGGATATTTTCACCGACCTGAAAATTCCGAAGGCTCAGCGCGAACAATGGCCCATCGTCGAATGCGGCGGAGAAATTGTCTGGCTCCCCGGCTACCGCATTGCCCGTGGCTGGGAACTGTCATCGGATTCCGAACCAGCCCTGCATTTGTTTGTGAATGAAGATTGGGCTTAATGGTTACAAGAGCACATCGGCGTTAGCCGTAAACTCAACCCGTGGTGGGCTGGTTACGTTTCAACTGCTTTATTATGAGCCAAACTATCAGGCACGACCAAATCACCGCACTTGCAATCGAGGACAGGGAATACCAGTAGTCATGCAATCTAACAATATTCCCATCTAAATACCCTACCGCGGGCATCAAGGGATTTAAGATGAAAAATATGACATGAAATGGTGCCGTAACCCAAATTGACGGGGGAGCCCCGCTGTAACCCCAAGCTACAAAAAGATCAATTAACCGATATTGAATGAAACAGTGAGCCGTGGAGATAATCGGAACTCCGATAACCCATCCGAAGATTTTTTTGTTTTGATTCATTCTCTTACCGTATCCGACAGGGTGTGTTATTGGGCAAACTCAAGGTTGCTGTTTTAGAAATGGCTCTTTCTTCTGAGTCGGCAGACTAGCCGCCGTCTGAAAGGCACACAATCTAAAATAACGACTTCATAAGGCGATGGGATTGTAGCCGCGATCCGCGATCGCGGTCCGAGGGCACCCTTCGACGTTGCTCAGGCCGGGCGGCCCTCGGCTACAAGAAGGAATCGGATTTCCCATGCCTTTTTGGTGTCTTTTCGCGGGTTCGGCGGCTATTCTCCCGCCCTTCAAGTTGATTTGGGCGGGGTCCGGTGTTAGGGTCTTCGCCGATAAGGATTTAATTATGGAAGAAAACTCGAATATTCCCGAAACCCCTGAGAAAAAAGAGCCGCGCAAGAAGCCGCCGGTGGTGAAACCGCCGATGCCGATGAAGGGCTTTGCGATGTGGTTTCTGATGATGGCGCTGGTGCTGATGGGGCTGCAATTTTTTCAGAAGCCGGAACAGCAGGAGAAGCTGGACTATAACCCCGGCTTTGTCCAGATGGCGAAGGAAGGCCGCATTATCAGTTGCGATATCGTGCGCGAAACCTCCGGCAATGATTACATCACCGGCGACCTGAAGGATCTGGATAGCAAAACCGGCAAGGCAAAAAAATTCCGCGTCGATGTGGTGGTCACCGAAGACCTGCTAAAGATGCTTCAGGAACAAAACGTCACCTTCAAAGTGCGCGCGGCTTCGCCGTTCTGGCAGGTGTTCTGGAACGTGGCGCCGTTTGCTGTCGGCTTTCTTCTCATCTATTTCTTCTTCTTCCGGCAGATGAAGATGGCAGGTGGACGGGCAATGAGCTTTGGCAAGAGCCGCGCCAAACTGCTTCAGCGCGACGATAAAAACCGCACGACGTTCGCCGATGTCGCCGGTGTGGACGAAGCAAAAGAAGAACTTCAGGAAGTGGTCGAGTTTTTGAAAAATCCGAAACAGTTCCAGCGGCTCGGCGGTAAAATGCCGAAAGGCGTTCTGCTGGCGGGCGCGCCCGGTACCGGTAAAACGTTGATTGCCAAAGCAGTCGCAGGCGAGGCCGAAGTGCCGTTCTTCTCGATCAGCGGTTCGGACTTCGTCGAGATGTTCGTTGGTGTCGGCGCCAGCCGTGTGCGAGATATGTTTGAGCAGGGCCGCAAGAGCGCGCCGTGTATTATTTTCGTGGATGAAATTGATGCCGTGGGTCGCAGCCGGTTTTCCGGTATGGGCGGCGGGCACGATGAACGCGAGCAGACGCTGAATGCGCTGCTGGTTGAAATGGACGGCTTCGATACTACCGAAGGCGTGATCATCATTGCAGCCACCAACCGTCCCGATGTGCTCGACCCCGCGCTGATGCGTCCGGGCCGCTTCGACCGTCAGGTTTTTATCGATCTGCCGAACCTTAAAGGGCGCGAAGAGATTCTCAATATTCACGTCAAACGGGTGACTCTGGCCAAAGATGTTGATCTCACCAAAGTGGCGCGCGGTACGCCCGGCTTTTCCGGCGCGGATTTAATGAATCTCGTCAACGAAGCGGCGCTGCTCGCGGCGCGGCGCGGCGCGGAAGCGGTCGAGCTTCCCGACTTCGAAGAAGCGCGCGATAAAGTTTCTTGGGGTCGCGAACGCCGCAGCCACATGCTCGACACCGAAGAGAAAAAGCTGACGGCCTATCACGAAGCAGGGCATGCCATCGTGCTGGCGAAAACCGAACAGACCGAACCGTTGCATAAGGTGACGGTCATTCCGCGCGGACGCGCACTGGGCGCCACCATGCAGCTGCCGGAAAAAGACCGCTACACACAGGGACGCAAACGGCTGATGGGTATGCTGATCGGCCTGATGGGCGGACGCGCTGCCGAAGAAATGATTTTCGGCGATGTTACCACCGGCGCTCAGAACGATATTGAACGCGCCACCCGGATCGCCCGCGCGATGGTTTGCGAATTCGGTATGAGCGAAACGCTCGGCCCGCGCAACTATGGTTCCGGGCAGGAGCAGATGTTCCTTGGCCGTGAAATCAGCCGGAACGAAATTCACAGCGAGAAAATCACGCAACTGATCGACGTTGAAATCGATAACATCCTGAGAGAAGCGCACGAAACCGCCGCGAACATTCTGAAGGATCACCGCGACCGGCTTGAATTGATTGCCGAACTGCTCATCAAATATGAAACGCTCGACGGCGATCAGGTCATGGAAATCCTGAGCACCGGTGAAGTGCCCGAGGAGCTTCTGAAAAACGGCAACGGACACACCGCGCCCGTCGCAGCGCAAGAGGCGAAGACGGAAGAAGTTCAGCCCGCAGAAGGCGCAGAATAACGCAGAAGCTTTCCAATCATTGGAAATAAAAAGGCCGCCCGGAAGGACGGCCTTTTTGTTTAGCGGCGCGGGCCGGAACGGTTTACCGTGAGCGATTCGAACGGCGGGGTGGCGGGCGGCCTCCACTGCGACCACCGTCGCGAGCAGGTGGACGGCTTTCACGGTGAGGCGCTTTGCGTACCGGTGCAGGCAGGATAAGCATTTCCGGTTCGGGTTGAATGCAAGGCAGGCGTTTGCCGAGAAGTTCTTCAATGGCGGGCAGCTCGAACGATTCTTTTTCGCAGGCGAAGGTGACCGAAATTCCTTTTTTACCGGCGCGGCCGGTGCGGCCGATGCGGTGAACGTAGTCGTCGGGCTGCGCCGGGATGTTGAAGTTGATGACGTGGGTGATGTCGTCAACGTGGATGCCGCGCCCGGCGACGTCGGTGGCGACGACCAGTTTGCAACGTCCGTCTTTGAAGTCGGCGAGAATGCGCTGGCGCTTGTTCTGAGCGACGGCACCGGAGAGGATTTCACAGTCGATGCCGTAGCGGTAAAGGGCGTCGGCAAGGCGTTCGGTCTGGTCGCGGCGGTTGGTGAAGATGAGCGCGGTGCCTTCGACCACTTCTTTTTTAAGGATGTTGTAGAGCAGGGCGAATTTCTGGTCATCGGTGACGATGTAGACCTGCTGATCAATCAGCTTGGTAGCATTTTGGTCGGGTTCGATTTCAATTTTGCCGGGATCGACCATCCAGGCAGAGGCCAGACGCATCACTTCGTCGTCGAGAGTGGCGCTAAAGAGCAGGGTCTGCCGGTTTTCTTTGGGCGGGGTTTTGTAGACGATTTTGCGGACATCCGGAATGAAGCCCATGTCGAGCATGCGGTCGGCTTCGTCGATGACGAGAACTTCGACTTCGCGCAGGTTGATGACACCCTGATTAACGAAGTCGATGAGGCGTCCGGGAGTTGCGACGATGATGTCCACGGGCTGTTCGAGCATGCGGCGCTGTTTGTCGTAGTCGATGCCGCCATAGATGGCAACGGTGTGGAAGGGGGTGTATTTGCTGAGTTTTTCAGCGTCGTCGCGGATCTGCATGGCGAGTTCGCGCGTCGGGGCGAGGATGAGTGCGCGGGGCGTTCCGGGCTTGGGAGCTTCCTGTCTATTTTTGATAAAGCGGGTGAGGATGCCGAGCAGGAAGGCGGCTGTTTTTCCGGTTCCGGTCTGCGCTTTACCGGCCATATCTTTGCCGGCCAGCGTGAGCGGCAGGATTCCGGCCTGAATCGGCGTGCAATACTGAAAGTTCAGATCGGCAATGGCGTGGAAAATATCGACCGGCAGGTTCATGTCCTGAAAGCGGGTTTTGCCTTCTTTCGGTTCGACCTGAAAGGTGGCTGGATCCCAAGGTTCCGTGGGCTTGCGGGCTGGTGCGGGCTGGTGCGGCGATTCTTGGTGATTTGCGCGTCCGCCGCGATGGGTGGTGTGTTTGCGGGGTGCTTCCGCTTTAGGCTGCTGTCTGGTCGGAGTTTTTTTTGCCTCAACAACAGGCTTGGGGGCAGCTTTGGACTGCGAGGGGCGGTAGGTTTCCTGCTTTTTGAACAGTTTTCCGATTTTTTCGATGAAAGAAGGCATAATAACTTTTGGTTTCCGATCTATGATTTGTCGCCTCAGATGGGCGTACTCTTTGAAGAGGGTCTGGATTAAAGAGGTTTCGTAGCGGTATTGCCACAAATAAATTAGAATTAAACCGAACTCAAAGGTTCGGGTTCAGCAGGTTATCCGTTTGCAAGCGCCCGGCACTCTTCTTCGGCTCTTTTCATAACGAGCAGATTATCAGCCAATCGCGATGGTTTGTTGCATAACAGCCAGTTGGCTTCAAACGCGGCAGAGACTTCATCGAGTTCATTGGCCAGAGAGATCCATTCGGATGGCGCAACCGGTTGTTTGGCGCGGTGGCGTTGTGCCAGAATAACTTTTTTGGCGGCGACGAGATCCATGCGGGCGGCCAGTCGCAACTCTTCGATACAGAGCTGTTGCCCGCCGGAGAGTCCGCCGGCGACAGGCAGCGCGAGGGTCTCGCTCAGTTCGCGTATGACATGGGCGCATCCCTTCGGGTCGGGCGGATCAATAAACCCGGCAAAAGGAGACCATTGCCAGCGCACGGGAGATGCGGGGTCAATGCTCCGGAATGCATCGCGCTGCGGATCAATCGGCGCAATGTAGCAATGATAGAGTTTGGCGGATGACTGCTCATTTGCGTTTCCAATCTGCCGGATCAGGCGATCCGCAAGATCGGCGGCTTGGCCGAAAAGGCTGTTTGCAAATGCGGCTGTAAAGTTTTCTTCATCAATTCCTTCTCCATGCCAGGAATGGGCCGCGCCGTAAGCGAGTCCGTGCAGAATGGCGGCGTGCGGAGTTCGCGCTCCGTTATCGCCCCAGTGCGTGTTCAAAATACCAAGGGCGTGGTGTTTGCGTGCCAGTCCGGAAAAAGCGCGGATGTTATGCATGGCGTTTGCCCGGTTTGTTCCGTGGGTATTCCAGGAGCTGATGCCGGGAGCCGCTACCCAGGAGAAGCCATACTGATCAAAAAGGGCGCAATGTTCCATGCGTCCTGGTTGGGCAGGGTCGCCGGAGTACTCCCAGTTAATCATCACAATGTCTTTGGGAATCCGACTCAGGATTTCGGGGTGCTGGAGCACAATATCGGCCCATATCTGCATTTGCTTGCCGTGTGTTCGGGCCGCGCGATAAAGCTTCAGTAGAAAATCGAGGAAAACCTGCCCTTTGCCGCGTTCATCCGCATCGGCTTTGCTTGCGCCCTGGCCCAGTTCCCAGGGTTCGTCGCAACAGGCATTGAAGCCGGAGGCGTTGAAAAGCGGAAGAAATTCATCGTACAGTTCGTTCACCAGCCTGATGGAATCCGGGCTTCCGGGGTTTAGGGTGGTGCCGCCCGGATAGCCAAGGTGTCCGGGCAGTTCCGCCAGATGCTGATATTTAGGAATTGCCAGAATTTTTTCAACGTGTCCGAAACTGGCCAGCGAAGGTGTGAATCGAATGTGATGTTTTTCACAGTGAGCCTGTAGATCGAGAATTTCTTCCGGCGTCAGCGGAGAGTACCCCTGTCCGATAGCTGGATGTTTCGAGAAGGTGAACACATTCTCAATATAGAGCTGGAATTCGTTGATTTTCCAGTGAGCCAGATTCTCGATGACCTCTTTGAGAGACTCGATTGTCGGAACTTTTCCACGGGAAATGTCGAAATAGACGCCGCGTACAGCAAACTCCGGCCAATCCTCAATCCGGATGCAGGGAAGGATTTTTCCGTGTATGCGCGTGTATTCCCGCAGAGTTTGCACGCCGTAATAGGCGCCGGCTTCTGTCTGGGCTGAAATTTGAATGCCGGACGGAGTGATATCCAGAATGTAACCCTCTTTATGGGCAACGTCGTCGGAATAGTTCATGGCCACGGTGGCTGGGATATCTCTTCCGGTTTGAATTTCTGCGTGTGTGTACGGAGAGGCTTCATCTCGCAGAGTATCCAGCGCAACGGGGTCGCCGGAACGTTCTCCCGCAAAGACGGCCTTGGCCGGCCAGATGAATGAGCCGTCCATCCACTTCTGTT contains:
- the serS gene encoding serine--tRNA ligase — translated: MLDIKFIRENPDVIKKALVHRKAEADIDGLLGLDAARRAAITEAEELKSMRNAASKKIGGLMKDGKKSEAEAAKEEVRVIGDRITALDEKVRELDEKILNTLLFIPNLPLPAVPVGKDETDNVVVRTWGEQKKFDFEIKPHWDICEALKLVDFERGTKIAGSGFPVYTGQGAKLQRALIQFMLDLHTTEHGYTEVEPPFVCNAAAMTGTGQLPKFSEDMYYISTDELYPVPTAEVPVTNLYADEIIDVEKPLKLTAYTPCFRREAGAAGRDTRGLLRLHQFDKVEMVNFVKPEASEKQHEILVREAEAVLQKLGLHYRVIELCTADIGFSAAKCYDIELWAPGVEKWLEVSSVSNFWDYQARRARIRCRDEHGKPQFLHTLNGSGVALPRLVVALIENNQNGSGTVTIPEALRPYMGGLTKLG
- the tilS gene encoding tRNA lysidine(34) synthetase TilS; this translates as MNLIEKVKAVIERENLIPADTHVVVGVSGGADSVALLHILHRFGYRLTAAHLNHSIRGAEADGDEAFVKALCKKLGIKCVAAKTDVPALAKEKGISLEMAAREARHEFFRTFAPARIALAHHADDQLETFFLRAARGTGPSGLSGMRSFQCLENVDATPSSRFSDTADATGASRLRSRTLTLIRPMLGIRRTEIIQWLETEKIEWCEDATNTDETISRNFIRRQLLPMFGKLNERAAENILRTMEILRDEEDHPEKAARRREIRDWLIEQGVTPTFDAVEQVVSFSEKTSGTQFLDLEGLRLVNEYGKLSVDATPSSRYMHEERDEGVASTLFIKTEEGVGILRGSWCASVSLAKVAGREVAVRAARPGDRMEPYGMEGSKKLQDIFTDLKIPKAQREQWPIVECGGEIVWLPGYRIARGWELSSDSEPALHLFVNEDWA
- a CDS encoding ATP-dependent zinc metalloprotease FtsH, which codes for MMALVLMGLQFFQKPEQQEKLDYNPGFVQMAKEGRIISCDIVRETSGNDYITGDLKDLDSKTGKAKKFRVDVVVTEDLLKMLQEQNVTFKVRAASPFWQVFWNVAPFAVGFLLIYFFFFRQMKMAGGRAMSFGKSRAKLLQRDDKNRTTFADVAGVDEAKEELQEVVEFLKNPKQFQRLGGKMPKGVLLAGAPGTGKTLIAKAVAGEAEVPFFSISGSDFVEMFVGVGASRVRDMFEQGRKSAPCIIFVDEIDAVGRSRFSGMGGGHDEREQTLNALLVEMDGFDTTEGVIIIAATNRPDVLDPALMRPGRFDRQVFIDLPNLKGREEILNIHVKRVTLAKDVDLTKVARGTPGFSGADLMNLVNEAALLAARRGAEAVELPDFEEARDKVSWGRERRSHMLDTEEKKLTAYHEAGHAIVLAKTEQTEPLHKVTVIPRGRALGATMQLPEKDRYTQGRKRLMGMLIGLMGGRAAEEMIFGDVTTGAQNDIERATRIARAMVCEFGMSETLGPRNYGSGQEQMFLGREISRNEIHSEKITQLIDVEIDNILREAHETAANILKDHRDRLELIAELLIKYETLDGDQVMEILSTGEVPEELLKNGNGHTAPVAAQEAKTEEVQPAEGAE
- a CDS encoding ROK family protein, yielding MNFLGIDIGGTKIAVSIGDEQGKIIADRRFPTNPESVQDTMQQAAQVAEELIAAAGLKGGQIAAIGITSPAPMCSKRRMILKTPNLRGWEPFAVGDFFEEKFKRPTFMQNDANGAGLAEFWFGACKGLDLIYLTMSTGIGAGIICNGQLVAGTNDLAGEVGHITLDLNGPRCGCGKTGCWEAYCGGKNFADQVRADIAKGAQTSILKEAGGDPAKISMQEIRAAIRAGDPYACKKWEGFIEKMAHAVSILLQTLNPQAIVMGTLAIHGGDTFIPQMMERLPKYAWKGVLETCSRIEASVLTNIGELAAIAVAIDGTRQLNKG
- a CDS encoding CPBP family intramembrane metalloprotease, whose amino-acid sequence is MTFSLLLAEILPSAKPFWEYSSPPPGTVASGLFFLLLICLGITAEIGLVLHWMKRPVPLPELSGRLSARALPWQLVMIFFGGVIGFYLLTSWLYLLMFPQGEVEPHTVIFQTLLFHLPGLGLLGLLFHIAGVRACELFGLHWKKAPAWLGLSVIFYLAALPLLWLCSALYQIFLQHFGREMLLQDIAQVLTVSAPWPVRTLLFFIVIIVAPVFEEIVFRGVLLPFMVRRTGFWPGIVLVSMVFGGMHFHLPSFLPLFLLSVMFSLAYARTQSLLVPIGMHVLFNGVTVVLLLLMG
- a CDS encoding family 20 glycosylhydrolase — protein: MRPQFVIPVQKQKWMDGSFIWPAKAVFAGERSGDPVALDTLRDEASPYTHAEIQTGRDIPATVAMNYSDDVAHKEGYILDITPSGIQISAQTEAGAYYGVQTLREYTRIHGKILPCIRIEDWPEFAVRGVYFDISRGKVPTIESLKEVIENLAHWKINEFQLYIENVFTFSKHPAIGQGYSPLTPEEILDLQAHCEKHHIRFTPSLASFGHVEKILAIPKYQHLAELPGHLGYPGGTTLNPGSPDSIRLVNELYDEFLPLFNASGFNACCDEPWELGQGASKADADERGKGQVFLDFLLKLYRAARTHGKQMQIWADIVLQHPEILSRIPKDIVMINWEYSGDPAQPGRMEHCALFDQYGFSWVAAPGISSWNTHGTNRANAMHNIRAFSGLARKHHALGILNTHWGDNGARTPHAAILHGLAYGAAHSWHGEGIDEENFTAAFANSLFGQAADLADRLIRQIGNANEQSSAKLYHCYIAPIDPQRDAFRSIDPASPVRWQWSPFAGFIDPPDPKGCAHVIRELSETLALPVAGGLSGGQQLCIEELRLAARMDLVAAKKVILAQRHRAKQPVAPSEWISLANELDEVSAAFEANWLLCNKPSRLADNLLVMKRAEEECRALANG
- a CDS encoding DEAD/DEAH box helicase — translated: MPSFIEKIGKLFKKQETYRPSQSKAAPKPVVEAKKTPTRQQPKAEAPRKHTTHRGGRANHQESPHQPAPARKPTEPWDPATFQVEPKEGKTRFQDMNLPVDIFHAIADLNFQYCTPIQAGILPLTLAGKDMAGKAQTGTGKTAAFLLGILTRFIKNRQEAPKPGTPRALILAPTRELAMQIRDDAEKLSKYTPFHTVAIYGGIDYDKQRRMLEQPVDIIVATPGRLIDFVNQGVINLREVEVLVIDEADRMLDMGFIPDVRKIVYKTPPKENRQTLLFSATLDDEVMRLASAWMVDPGKIEIEPDQNATKLIDQQVYIVTDDQKFALLYNILKKEVVEGTALIFTNRRDQTERLADALYRYGIDCEILSGAVAQNKRQRILADFKDGRCKLVVATDVAGRGIHVDDITHVINFNIPAQPDDYVHRIGRTGRAGKKGISVTFACEKESFELPAIEELLGKRLPCIQPEPEMLILPAPVRKAPHRESRPPARDGGRSGGRPPPRRSNRSR